In Mycoplasmopsis californica, one genomic interval encodes:
- a CDS encoding putative immunoglobulin-blocking virulence protein: MNFWKNRKNKLILISLGVTVGTASLIGGIVYASTVNSSASIEYNSNLIGRSNFIPKDNLELTNAKASNADSNLKEIPQPKPKPKEEPKPKPKPIVQKDNLPKPENKPKPKPKPTPPPAPKPEPPKKKKITSPVVKPKPKPTPAPIPPAPKPAPKPKPVPTPPAKSEETPKTVVVKKTATIGDIYNKKQIQVETIVEDIKPREIHELDKHLANTKPYIAHRVPKIKGFIVTENLKQTVAKNAVDDPVGLLGKGAEKYIDNLKTVPEQEVSSFVKQNPDTWKSIQDKWWRLFDTASESVLLKFLTEEGRKQYPEMKNKFVSKDHRYAWLLQHLDKTKFTTLSSEAEEMLKKGYVLDPRNAYVDENGNLKSHAYSPPDENNQVLAQYKGDNQDRKAFGNPDPWPESPQDISEGNFRGWNKVNITKTDSDFKDILKNINGIEVFKLTRQKNDPERINEGRVIEIDAGNPDAYDYTSKLLKHIKDNNITVQGFRIKNMGKNDANQKFKDILKDLPDKLELLQLFFSAEATNTGSLIELENKSIKELALYTDGNSTQEEWSINPWALKNVQWVNTIDYNVSKQFQSGIKIISRITFDTLAFEASDYKDSASTDEERFKRINDGLKMAWYIRNNEPIFQGRYGNGTNPDHNESGNSYATGLDFSRAPKIRSLRGIRFYNENRPETQSNPRKIWRATFFNDSDSYQIGNTDLENAGLENFAPPAGMERPKILFSNGSTTTKFKITDSSLSPTAISNLTRFAELAQNGNPSFTKTVVINSDNQALENQLTSAGFKVEKDNGYTYA, from the coding sequence ATGAATTTTTGAAAAAATAGAAAAAATAAATTAATTTTAATTTCACTTGGGGTTACTGTTGGAACCGCTTCTTTAATCGGCGGAATTGTTTATGCATCAACAGTCAATTCAAGTGCATCAATAGAATATAATTCAAATTTAATTGGCCGTAGTAATTTTATTCCGAAGGATAATCTAGAACTAACTAACGCCAAAGCTTCAAATGCTGATTCCAACTTAAAAGAAATCCCGCAACCAAAACCAAAGCCGAAGGAAGAACCCAAGCCTAAACCTAAGCCAATAGTTCAAAAAGATAACTTACCTAAACCAGAGAATAAGCCCAAACCTAAGCCTAAACCTACTCCTCCTCCTGCACCTAAACCAGAACCTCCTAAAAAGAAAAAAATAACGTCACCTGTTGTAAAACCAAAACCCAAGCCAACTCCAGCACCAATTCCTCCTGCACCAAAGCCAGCCCCTAAACCAAAACCAGTACCTACACCACCCGCAAAAAGCGAAGAAACTCCAAAAACAGTTGTCGTCAAAAAAACTGCAACAATTGGTGATATATATAATAAGAAACAAATCCAAGTTGAAACAATTGTTGAAGACATAAAACCAAGAGAAATTCACGAGCTAGATAAACATCTAGCCAATACAAAGCCTTATATTGCTCATCGTGTTCCTAAAATCAAAGGTTTTATTGTTACCGAAAATCTAAAGCAAACAGTGGCAAAAAATGCAGTAGATGATCCCGTTGGTTTACTTGGTAAGGGTGCGGAAAAATATATTGACAACCTAAAAACTGTTCCAGAGCAAGAAGTTAGTTCATTTGTTAAACAAAATCCAGACACTTGAAAATCTATTCAAGATAAATGATGAAGACTATTTGATACAGCAAGCGAATCCGTTCTACTAAAATTTCTTACTGAAGAAGGTAGAAAACAATATCCTGAAATGAAAAATAAATTCGTAAGCAAAGACCATAGATATGCGTGACTACTACAACATTTAGATAAAACTAAATTTACAACTTTAAGTTCTGAAGCTGAAGAAATGCTTAAAAAAGGTTACGTTCTAGATCCAAGAAATGCCTATGTTGATGAAAATGGTAATCTTAAGAGCCATGCATATAGTCCTCCTGATGAAAATAATCAAGTGCTTGCTCAATATAAAGGAGATAATCAAGATAGAAAAGCGTTCGGTAATCCAGATCCATGACCTGAAAGTCCGCAAGATATTTCAGAAGGTAATTTTAGAGGATGAAATAAAGTAAATATAACTAAAACTGATAGCGATTTTAAAGATATTTTAAAAAACATTAACGGAATTGAGGTATTTAAATTAACACGCCAAAAAAATGATCCTGAAAGAATAAATGAAGGTAGGGTCATTGAAATTGACGCCGGGAATCCTGATGCTTATGATTACACTTCAAAATTACTTAAACATATTAAGGACAATAATATAACTGTTCAAGGTTTCAGAATTAAAAATATGGGTAAAAATGACGCAAATCAAAAATTCAAAGACATTCTAAAAGATTTACCTGATAAATTAGAACTATTGCAGTTATTCTTCAGTGCTGAAGCCACAAATACAGGTTCTTTAATTGAATTGGAAAATAAATCCATTAAAGAACTTGCACTATATACTGACGGCAATTCAACACAGGAAGAATGAAGCATCAACCCATGAGCATTAAAAAATGTTCAATGAGTCAACACCATTGATTACAACGTTAGCAAACAATTCCAAAGCGGTATAAAAATAATTTCTAGAATTACTTTTGATACACTAGCTTTTGAAGCAAGTGACTATAAAGATAGTGCAAGCACTGACGAAGAACGCTTCAAGCGCATTAATGATGGCCTAAAAATGGCTTGATATATACGGAACAACGAACCAATATTCCAAGGTAGATATGGAAATGGTACTAATCCTGACCATAATGAAAGTGGAAACTCTTATGCCACAGGCCTAGATTTCAGTAGAGCTCCAAAAATTAGAAGTCTAAGAGGAATTCGCTTTTATAACGAAAATAGACCAGAAACGCAATCTAATCCGCGCAAAATCTGACGAGCAACATTTTTTAATGATTCAGACTCATATCAAATCGGAAATACAGACCTTGAGAATGCAGGATTGGAAAATTTTGCTCCACCTGCAGGAATGGAAAGACCAAAAATACTATTCTCAAATGGATCAACTACAACCAAATTTAAAATAACAGATTCTTCATTGTCACCAACTGCCATCTCTAATTTAACAAGATTTGCTGAATTAGCCCAAAATGGAAATCCATCATTCACAAAAACTGTGGTAATTAACTCAGATAACCAAGCATTAGAAAATCAACTAACCAGTGCCGGTTTTAAAGTCGAAAAAGACAATGGCTACACATATGCTTAA
- the rpmB gene encoding 50S ribosomal protein L28, translated as MARIDQITGKRAQTGNKRSHAMNASKRKFNVNLQKIKVNIDGRPVTLRVSAKTLKTLRRDSATA; from the coding sequence ATGGCAAGAATTGATCAAATTACCGGTAAACGTGCACAAACTGGTAACAAGCGTTCTCACGCTATGAACGCTTCAAAAAGAAAATTCAATGTAAACTTACAAAAAATTAAAGTTAACATTGATGGTAGACCAGTTACTTTGAGAGTTAGTGCAAAAACACTTAAAACTCTAAGAAGAGATTCAGCTACAGCTTAA
- the lgt gene encoding prolipoprotein diacylglyceryl transferase, whose translation MNPGEKYGIVAGVPANSASTLFMIGSLPIRTYSITMLLGMLAAILTISFFWKREKYKFEILYTLIVIVIPTAIVGARLWDLVEVALYDPNFNWSSWWKIWEGGLSIQGGVLLSAAAGCLYVYHKRHEIDFRKAIDIIIPTILIGQVIGRWGNYANHELYGKVDWDGSSVLIFGKSFAQNMFISDALSQKLNQPGLFRYPLFLYEGLINLAGYIILVWVINLFGLVKPGTNAGFYFIWYGVVRLALEPLRQHAYDIYTIAALVYIALGSILFIYHTYISPVHYIKVKQKYRYVYQMAHPQAYVNYINKTRLFDKNKKEYISLAY comes from the coding sequence ATGAATCCTGGTGAAAAATATGGAATTGTAGCCGGCGTTCCTGCTAACTCAGCATCCACTTTATTTATGATTGGCTCATTACCAATTAGGACATATTCTATAACTATGCTTTTAGGAATGTTAGCTGCAATTTTAACTATTAGCTTCTTTTGAAAAAGAGAAAAGTATAAATTTGAAATTTTATATACATTGATTGTAATTGTTATCCCGACCGCCATTGTCGGTGCTCGTTTATGAGATTTAGTCGAGGTAGCTCTTTACGACCCAAACTTCAACTGGTCTTCATGGTGAAAAATATGAGAAGGAGGCTTAAGTATTCAAGGTGGTGTTCTTTTAAGTGCGGCCGCTGGTTGTTTATACGTCTATCACAAACGCCACGAAATTGATTTTCGTAAAGCTATCGACATAATTATTCCAACAATTTTAATTGGTCAAGTAATTGGTCGTTGAGGAAACTATGCTAACCATGAATTGTATGGTAAAGTCGATTGAGATGGTTCATCTGTATTAATTTTTGGCAAGAGTTTTGCTCAAAATATGTTTATCAGTGACGCTTTAAGTCAAAAACTAAATCAACCTGGACTTTTCCGTTATCCACTATTCCTATATGAAGGTTTAATCAACCTAGCTGGCTATATTATTTTAGTATGAGTAATCAATTTGTTTGGATTAGTCAAGCCAGGAACAAATGCAGGATTTTACTTTATATGATACGGTGTAGTTAGATTAGCATTAGAACCATTACGTCAACACGCTTATGATATTTATACTATTGCCGCTCTGGTTTATATAGCCTTGGGTTCAATATTATTTATTTACCATACATACATTTCGCCAGTTCACTACATCAAAGTAAAACAAAAATACAGATATGTTTATCAAATGGCTCATCCACAAGCCTACGTAAATTACATTAATAAAACAAGATTATTTGATAAAAATAAAAAAGAATATATTTCATTAGCTTACTAA
- a CDS encoding ribonuclease J, with protein MQPTKLVAIGGVQEIGKSSLFVEHGDNIFIIDAGIKFADTASTGIKGIIPDYSYLAENAHKIKGLFITHGHEDHIGGVVYLVKQVPLKTIYAPRIAIQYLKLKFDEHKIPSGIKFVEIEKGNTHVFGKGKEKCVVDFWSAQHSIPDAFGIRVTTPNGSIMCTGDFRFDYNPIGESYTDFARLDQIGKEGLTVLLSDSTNAMRPFHSPSENDILTDIEKLMRQATRKIIITAFASNLTRVKAIIELAAKLGKKVATFGRSMVNGVKIGRKLGYINVDNKVLVDKKQVANVPEKDLVILTTGSQGEQLAALARMSHGKHQSVKIEKGDLVIFSSSPIPGNFMVIELLINRLAKLGADIKENGVDCYLHTSGHAYKHEHDKIFQLTKPKYFIPYHGEYRMSITHGQSAIRNGVDPKRVLIPEKGRVYHIINQEVFETNEKIEYGPIYIDGHNILGLNSSVIKDRQKLGESGFVNICLTIDRKSKNIIGRPSLISRGAFYVKTSLELVSEAKRIAHGAALYYVRNNEEINIVDLKQMIIERLENLFYKAKRRRPIIIPTILFTDDPDEQALENSKINFVKKNTESSEKTRNILKELKDDMFGDISEITEDIHDDEEDIE; from the coding sequence ATGCAACCGACAAAATTAGTAGCAATTGGTGGTGTTCAAGAAATTGGAAAATCTTCATTATTTGTTGAACACGGCGATAACATTTTTATTATTGATGCTGGTATTAAATTTGCTGACACTGCATCAACGGGGATAAAAGGAATTATTCCAGACTATTCATATTTAGCTGAAAATGCACACAAAATAAAAGGTTTATTTATTACTCACGGCCACGAAGATCACATTGGCGGGGTTGTTTATTTAGTTAAACAAGTTCCATTAAAAACAATTTATGCGCCAAGAATTGCCATTCAGTATTTAAAACTGAAATTTGATGAGCATAAAATACCTAGCGGTATTAAATTTGTTGAAATCGAAAAAGGAAATACCCACGTTTTTGGTAAAGGGAAGGAAAAGTGCGTTGTCGATTTTTGATCAGCTCAGCACTCAATTCCAGACGCATTTGGAATCAGAGTTACGACCCCAAATGGTTCAATAATGTGTACAGGTGACTTCCGTTTTGATTATAATCCTATTGGTGAGAGTTACACTGATTTTGCTCGCTTAGATCAAATAGGTAAAGAGGGTTTAACCGTGTTACTTTCTGATTCGACGAATGCAATGAGACCTTTTCATTCACCTTCAGAAAATGACATTTTAACTGATATTGAAAAATTGATGCGCCAAGCAACTAGAAAAATAATTATTACAGCTTTCGCTTCTAACCTTACTCGTGTTAAAGCGATTATTGAATTAGCGGCAAAATTGGGTAAAAAAGTCGCAACATTCGGGCGCTCAATGGTCAATGGAGTTAAAATAGGCCGTAAATTAGGGTATATTAACGTTGATAATAAGGTTTTGGTCGACAAAAAACAAGTTGCGAATGTACCTGAAAAAGATTTAGTAATTTTAACAACCGGTTCTCAAGGTGAACAATTAGCGGCGCTTGCTCGTATGTCACACGGTAAACATCAAAGCGTTAAAATCGAAAAAGGTGATTTAGTAATTTTTTCATCAAGTCCAATTCCTGGTAACTTTATGGTGATAGAACTCTTAATCAATAGGTTAGCTAAACTAGGCGCAGATATTAAAGAAAACGGAGTTGATTGCTATTTGCACACCTCAGGACATGCTTACAAACATGAACATGACAAAATTTTTCAATTGACAAAACCAAAGTATTTTATTCCTTATCACGGTGAATATAGAATGAGTATTACTCACGGACAAAGTGCGATACGTAATGGTGTAGATCCTAAAAGAGTTTTGATTCCCGAAAAAGGACGTGTGTATCATATAATTAATCAAGAAGTTTTTGAAACAAATGAAAAAATAGAATACGGACCGATTTATATTGATGGACACAACATTTTAGGTTTGAATTCATCAGTAATTAAAGATCGCCAAAAATTAGGTGAAAGTGGTTTTGTTAATATTTGTTTAACAATTGATCGCAAAAGCAAAAATATAATTGGTCGTCCATCATTAATTTCGCGTGGAGCGTTTTATGTGAAAACATCTTTAGAGCTTGTTTCCGAAGCTAAACGTATAGCTCATGGTGCTGCCCTATATTATGTTCGTAACAATGAAGAAATTAATATAGTTGATTTAAAACAAATGATTATTGAGCGTTTGGAAAACTTATTTTATAAAGCAAAACGCCGAAGACCAATTATTATTCCAACAATTTTGTTTACTGACGATCCAGATGAGCAAGCGCTTGAAAATTCAAAAATTAATTTTGTAAAGAAAAACACTGAGTCATCTGAAAAAACACGAAATATTCTTAAAGAATTAAAAGATGATATGTTCGGCGACATATCAGAAATAACTGAAGATATTCACGATGATGAAGAAGATATTGAATAG
- the trmB gene encoding tRNA (guanosine(46)-N7)-methyltransferase TrmB produces the protein MRLRFDKNAEEKLKTSNFYAGNESFPIILDEKCIVEVGMGKGEMLVELARLNPRIKFYGLEKYATVAVKAVKKAEEYKLNNFKIILDDAQNIPQIFKGSLNTLWLTFSDPWPKARHFRRRLTHKSFLDLYAGIMDENSILKFKSDNDSLYQFSLESFTENNWKIIDFGSNLHISQYARENIMTGYEKKWSSLGKNINFIYAKKPC, from the coding sequence ATGAGATTAAGATTTGATAAAAATGCTGAAGAAAAATTAAAAACATCTAATTTTTATGCAGGAAATGAATCATTTCCAATTATTTTAGATGAAAAATGTATAGTTGAAGTAGGAATGGGTAAAGGTGAAATGCTGGTTGAGCTTGCGCGATTAAATCCCCGGATTAAATTCTACGGATTAGAAAAATATGCAACAGTGGCTGTAAAAGCAGTTAAAAAAGCTGAAGAATATAAGCTAAATAATTTTAAAATTATTTTAGATGATGCCCAAAATATCCCGCAAATTTTTAAAGGGTCTCTAAATACTTTGTGACTTACATTTAGCGACCCTTGACCAAAAGCTCGACATTTTCGTCGCCGTTTAACGCATAAATCATTTTTAGATTTATATGCTGGAATAATGGATGAAAATTCAATATTAAAATTTAAATCAGATAACGACTCACTATACCAATTTTCACTTGAATCTTTTACCGAAAATAACTGAAAAATAATTGATTTTGGTAGTAATTTACATATCAGTCAGTACGCCAGAGAAAATATAATGACTGGTTATGAAAAGAAATGAAGTTCATTGGGTAAAAACATTAACTTTATTTACGCTAAGAAGCCTTGCTAA
- a CDS encoding ATP-dependent Clp protease ATP-binding subunit: MDFNFDDIFSSLDPSKAKTKDKEDILKKYGRNLTDLATRNELDPVINRDEEIRRMIRILSRKTKNNPVLVGEPGVGKTAIVEGLARKIVEGQVPENLKGKDIFELDLAALIAGASYQGQFEERLKAVLKRIEDSNGDTILFIDEIHMLIGTGRNNSGSMDAANILKPLMARGKLHLIGATTFDEYRKYIEQDTALERRMQKIDVTEPSVEGTIAILRGIKERFENFHNVKIQDDALIAATRLSSRYISDRFLPDKAIDLIDEAASTIKTEINFKPEEMDRAQQKKAMLEMEKISLADTKEAKVKNKDRLDELDRLIADETNKIEQLENKWNDEKQRLVELSKAKTKLDQFKHLCNIYQKDADYEKASVILYGEIPTLEKQISKMEKEINLSNSSLIKDTVTSEEIASIVSKWTKIPVTKLLESDKTKLLNLEEELKSKIKGQQQAVELVSKAILRAKANINDPNRPLASFLFTGPTGVGKTELARALAYSLFDSEKQMIRIDMSEYMEKHSVSKIIGAPPGYVGFDSSTALTERIRKNPYTILLFDEIEKAHKDVLNILLQILDNGVLTDSKGRLINCRNLIVIMTSNLASDETLKKQLEDFPSLKAELLKFLTPEFLNRIDEVIKFNQLDEKSIQQIVKLELDKLADRISENKEILLSFTDKTIEFIAKAAYDNQFGARPIRRYIQNKIESLLAYKIIDGELVSGQKYNIDVFAGNFIITNL; this comes from the coding sequence ATGGATTTTAACTTTGATGATATTTTTTCTAGTTTAGACCCTAGTAAAGCTAAAACGAAAGATAAAGAAGACATATTGAAAAAGTATGGACGAAATTTGACGGATTTAGCAACACGAAATGAATTAGATCCAGTTATTAATCGTGATGAAGAAATAAGAAGAATGATACGAATTTTAAGCCGTAAAACTAAGAATAATCCAGTTTTAGTTGGTGAGCCAGGTGTTGGTAAAACTGCAATTGTTGAAGGATTAGCTCGCAAAATAGTTGAGGGTCAAGTACCTGAAAATTTAAAAGGCAAAGATATTTTTGAATTAGATTTGGCTGCCTTGATCGCTGGTGCTTCATACCAAGGTCAATTTGAAGAAAGACTAAAAGCAGTTTTAAAAAGAATTGAAGACAGTAATGGTGACACAATATTATTTATTGATGAGATCCATATGCTTATTGGAACAGGGCGAAATAATAGCGGCTCGATGGATGCGGCTAATATTTTGAAACCGTTAATGGCACGTGGTAAATTACATTTAATTGGTGCAACAACATTTGATGAATATAGAAAATATATTGAGCAAGATACAGCACTTGAACGCCGTATGCAAAAAATTGACGTAACGGAACCAAGCGTTGAAGGCACAATAGCAATATTGCGCGGTATCAAAGAACGATTTGAAAATTTTCACAATGTCAAAATTCAAGATGATGCTTTAATTGCTGCGACAAGATTATCATCGAGATATATTTCCGATCGATTTTTGCCAGACAAAGCCATTGATTTAATAGATGAAGCGGCTTCCACAATAAAAACCGAGATTAATTTTAAACCCGAAGAAATGGATCGTGCTCAACAAAAAAAGGCAATGCTTGAAATGGAAAAAATATCTCTTGCAGACACCAAGGAAGCTAAAGTAAAAAATAAAGATCGTTTAGATGAATTAGATAGATTAATAGCTGATGAAACTAATAAGATTGAGCAATTAGAAAATAAATGAAATGACGAAAAACAACGCTTAGTTGAACTTTCAAAAGCTAAAACCAAGCTAGACCAGTTTAAACATTTATGTAATATTTATCAAAAAGATGCAGATTATGAAAAAGCCTCTGTAATTTTGTATGGTGAAATTCCTACATTGGAAAAACAAATTTCCAAGATGGAAAAAGAGATTAATTTGTCTAACTCTTCATTAATAAAAGATACAGTCACTAGTGAAGAAATTGCTTCAATCGTATCAAAATGAACCAAAATTCCTGTAACAAAACTATTAGAAAGCGACAAGACAAAGTTATTAAATCTCGAGGAAGAACTAAAATCTAAAATCAAAGGACAACAACAAGCAGTTGAATTGGTGTCAAAAGCAATTTTACGTGCAAAAGCAAATATTAATGACCCAAACCGTCCTCTGGCATCATTTTTATTTACCGGCCCAACCGGTGTAGGTAAAACTGAACTTGCGCGAGCACTAGCTTATTCACTATTCGATTCTGAAAAACAAATGATTAGAATCGATATGAGTGAGTATATGGAAAAACATTCAGTATCAAAAATTATCGGCGCTCCCCCAGGATATGTTGGTTTTGATTCGTCAACTGCATTAACAGAAAGAATTAGAAAAAATCCTTACACTATATTACTTTTTGATGAAATTGAAAAAGCTCACAAAGATGTTTTAAATATATTATTGCAAATATTAGATAATGGGGTATTAACCGATTCGAAAGGACGCCTAATTAACTGTCGCAATTTAATTGTAATAATGACTTCTAATTTAGCTTCTGATGAAACACTGAAAAAACAACTTGAAGATTTCCCATCGCTTAAAGCTGAGTTATTGAAGTTTTTAACTCCTGAGTTTTTAAACAGAATAGATGAGGTTATTAAGTTCAATCAGCTTGACGAAAAATCAATCCAACAAATAGTTAAATTAGAACTTGATAAACTAGCTGATCGTATTAGTGAAAACAAAGAAATATTACTGTCATTTACAGATAAAACAATAGAATTCATTGCTAAGGCAGCATATGATAATCAATTTGGGGCTCGCCCAATTCGTAGATACATTCAAAACAAAATTGAGAGTCTTTTAGCTTATAAAATAATTGATGGTGAATTAGTTAGTGGGCAAAAATACAATATTGATGTTTTTGCAGGGAACTTTATAATAACTAATCTTTAG
- a CDS encoding glycosyltransferase gives MNKNKLVRTKADLHELSKRPLRVLMFGDTFLPRVDGSVRVMQNYAEQFKDKNVELLILAPQYLDYNNALDKELKYSVLRVKSTRVMWTKTVLIKSPLSKETLKKIDDFSPDIIHSHTPISAGTIGKMLSARYNVPLIFTMHNIFKIAIAKSMNSELIGQIGGQMASLYINSSHRIFHVSQHGMNEYASDLTNRHVLIGNGTKFKYPDNHLAIAQKAIDKFGIDIKKKNLLFVSRFVWEKNIKFLLDSFKILVDKDPSYSLTMAGGSGAYEEIVEYAKRIGVYQNIIFTNLIEEDILLQGLYLSHDLFIYPSVYDAFGMVVHEAAVHKLASLVIENSASSEGIEDSINGYVVKEDENSFASKIIEIFTNPTQLKQAGLNAQSLPSDWSKVVDKLIVEYFEALKSFYAEKRKKRMQKIGSKIRAKFSHR, from the coding sequence ATGAACAAAAATAAATTAGTTAGAACGAAAGCAGATTTGCACGAGTTAAGTAAAAGACCCTTGAGAGTTTTGATGTTTGGTGATACATTTTTACCACGAGTAGACGGCTCAGTTCGTGTGATGCAAAATTATGCTGAACAATTTAAAGATAAAAATGTTGAATTACTTATTTTAGCTCCTCAGTACTTAGACTACAATAATGCACTGGATAAAGAGTTAAAATATTCAGTATTACGAGTAAAATCTACACGTGTGATGTGGACAAAAACAGTACTAATTAAGTCGCCCCTAAGTAAAGAAACTCTCAAAAAAATTGACGATTTTAGTCCAGATATTATTCATTCGCATACACCGATTTCTGCTGGGACAATAGGTAAAATGTTAAGTGCTCGTTATAATGTGCCCTTGATTTTTACCATGCATAATATTTTTAAAATAGCTATTGCAAAATCAATGAATAGTGAGTTAATTGGTCAAATCGGGGGTCAAATGGCCTCATTATATATTAATTCATCTCACCGTATATTTCATGTGTCACAACATGGTATGAATGAGTATGCAAGCGACTTAACGAATCGACACGTTTTAATTGGTAATGGTACTAAATTTAAATATCCAGACAATCATTTAGCGATAGCTCAAAAAGCAATTGATAAATTTGGCATAGATATTAAAAAGAAAAATCTTTTATTTGTTTCCCGTTTTGTTTGAGAGAAAAATATTAAATTCTTACTAGACTCATTCAAGATTTTAGTCGATAAAGATCCATCATATTCATTAACAATGGCAGGAGGATCAGGCGCGTACGAAGAAATTGTTGAATACGCTAAGAGAATCGGAGTTTATCAAAATATTATTTTTACTAATTTAATTGAAGAAGATATTTTGCTACAAGGACTGTATTTAAGTCATGATTTATTTATTTATCCATCTGTTTACGATGCATTCGGAATGGTAGTTCATGAAGCTGCAGTACACAAATTAGCTAGTTTAGTTATTGAAAATTCCGCTTCTTCGGAAGGAATAGAAGATTCCATTAATGGCTATGTAGTCAAAGAAGATGAGAATTCTTTTGCAAGTAAAATTATTGAGATATTTACTAATCCAACACAGTTAAAGCAAGCTGGTTTAAATGCACAATCTCTACCAAGCGATTGGTCAAAAGTGGTTGATAAATTGATCGTTGAATATTTTGAAGCTTTAAAATCGTTTTATGCTGAAAAACGTAAAAAACGAATGCAAAAAATTGGCTCAAAAATTAGAGCTAAATTTAGTCACAGATAA
- a CDS encoding zinc-dependent alcohol dehydrogenase produces the protein MKAFVVRSPRNWSVETVDIPEPKEKEVLIRMETSGICHTDLHAANYDWLVEPKYPLIPGHEGIGVVEKLGPGCTHLKVGDRVCLAWLHDACGHCEFCLSGKETLCPNQNMSAYTKDGSFAEYAIGHEDFVGIVPKDLDLITGAPVVCAGVTTYKAVKQAKLQPGDFVAVIGVGGLGQLAIQYAKAMGYRPIGIDLNDEKVELALRSGAEFAFNSKEVDAAAKVIEVTGGGAHAVVNTSVATQAAIQGMSMLRRGGRQVLVGLPAKDKLGKDEFPVSVFWTVLFERELAGSIVGTRKDLKEALDYAARGMVKSEVTKVVKLDEVAEIFEKLEKGDFIGRAVIDFRK, from the coding sequence ATGAAAGCTTTTGTCGTACGTTCACCACGTAATTGAAGTGTTGAAACAGTTGATATTCCAGAACCAAAAGAAAAAGAAGTTCTAATCAGAATGGAAACTAGTGGAATTTGCCACACTGATTTACACGCTGCTAATTATGATTGATTAGTTGAACCTAAATATCCATTAATTCCAGGACATGAAGGTATTGGGGTTGTGGAAAAATTAGGACCAGGATGTACTCACTTAAAAGTTGGTGATAGAGTTTGTTTAGCGTGATTACACGATGCTTGTGGTCACTGTGAATTCTGTTTAAGCGGAAAAGAAACTTTATGCCCTAACCAAAATATGTCAGCATATACAAAAGATGGATCATTTGCTGAATACGCAATTGGTCATGAAGACTTTGTTGGTATTGTTCCAAAAGATCTTGACTTAATTACTGGTGCTCCAGTAGTTTGCGCAGGGGTTACAACTTATAAAGCAGTTAAACAAGCTAAATTACAACCAGGTGATTTTGTGGCTGTAATTGGTGTTGGTGGTTTAGGACAATTGGCAATTCAATATGCCAAAGCAATGGGTTATCGTCCAATTGGTATTGATCTAAATGACGAGAAAGTGGAATTAGCTCTGAGATCAGGTGCTGAGTTCGCTTTCAATAGTAAAGAAGTTGATGCAGCGGCAAAAGTTATTGAAGTAACAGGCGGTGGTGCTCATGCGGTTGTTAACACATCGGTGGCAACACAAGCTGCAATTCAAGGTATGTCAATGCTACGTCGTGGCGGTCGTCAAGTTTTAGTAGGTTTACCAGCTAAAGACAAATTAGGTAAAGACGAATTCCCAGTATCAGTGTTCTGAACCGTTCTATTCGAACGTGAATTAGCGGGTTCGATCGTCGGAACACGTAAAGATTTAAAAGAAGCTCTTGATTATGCAGCAAGAGGAATGGTTAAATCTGAGGTAACAAAAGTAGTTAAACTAGATGAAGTTGCTGAGATTTTTGAAAAACTTGAAAAAGGTGATTTCATTGGTCGTGCAGTAATTGATTTTAGAAAATAA